The following are encoded together in the Gordonia insulae genome:
- the pgi gene encoding glucose-6-phosphate isomerase: MSDVSGSDFDTSDHDDITATQSWQALAAHQPHVYAMHLREVFAVDPDRGRELTVDVGDLHIDYSKHRVLRETLELLASLAREVGLEDRRDDMFAGEHINTSEDRAVLHTALRLPADASLHVDGQDVVADVHEVLTAMGEFTDRLRSGEWKGHTGKAITDVVNIGIGGSDLGPVMVYQALRHYVDAGIRCHFVSNVDPADMVGTLADLDAETTLFIIASKTFTTLETLTNAAAARTWLLSELGAGDDAVAKHFVAVSTNADEVAKFGIDTVNMFGFWDWVGGRYSVDSAIGLSVMAAIGKGRFAEFLDGFHIVDEHFRTAPLEQNAPVILGLIGLWYSNFWDAQSRVVLPYSNDMARFAAYLQQLTMESNGKSVTAHGHHVTTDTGEVFWGEPGTNGQHAFYQLLHQGTRMIPADFIGFADPTDDLPTADGSGSMHDLLMSNYFAQTKVLAFGKTADEIAAEGVAPNVVAHKVMPGSRPSTSILAPKLTPSVIGQLIALYEHQVFVEGAIWGINPFDQWGVELGKTQAKELLGTIIEAQSPAPQDDSSTDELVRWYREHRGRTP, encoded by the coding sequence CGCCGCGCATCAGCCGCACGTCTACGCGATGCATCTGCGTGAGGTGTTCGCCGTGGATCCCGACCGCGGCCGGGAACTGACGGTCGACGTCGGCGACCTGCACATCGACTACTCCAAGCACCGCGTCCTGCGGGAGACCCTGGAGTTGTTGGCCAGCCTGGCCCGCGAGGTCGGTCTCGAGGACCGCCGGGACGACATGTTCGCCGGCGAGCACATCAACACCTCCGAGGATCGTGCGGTGCTGCACACCGCGCTCCGCCTACCTGCCGACGCGTCCCTGCACGTCGACGGACAGGACGTCGTAGCGGACGTGCACGAAGTCCTCACGGCCATGGGCGAGTTCACCGACCGACTGCGCAGCGGCGAGTGGAAGGGCCACACCGGCAAGGCCATCACCGACGTCGTCAACATCGGCATCGGAGGTTCGGACCTGGGACCGGTGATGGTCTACCAGGCGCTGCGCCACTACGTCGACGCGGGCATCCGTTGCCATTTCGTCTCCAACGTCGACCCGGCCGACATGGTCGGCACGCTCGCCGACCTCGACGCCGAGACCACCCTGTTCATCATCGCGTCCAAGACGTTCACCACACTCGAGACGCTGACCAACGCCGCCGCCGCGCGCACTTGGTTGCTGAGCGAACTCGGCGCGGGTGATGACGCTGTCGCCAAACATTTCGTCGCCGTCAGCACCAACGCCGACGAGGTCGCGAAGTTCGGTATCGACACCGTCAACATGTTCGGCTTCTGGGATTGGGTCGGTGGCCGGTACTCGGTCGACTCGGCCATCGGGCTGTCGGTGATGGCCGCGATCGGCAAAGGCCGCTTCGCCGAGTTCCTCGACGGCTTCCACATCGTCGACGAACATTTCCGCACCGCGCCACTGGAACAGAACGCGCCGGTGATCCTGGGCCTGATCGGCCTCTGGTACAGCAACTTCTGGGATGCGCAATCGCGGGTCGTGCTCCCCTACTCCAATGACATGGCCAGGTTCGCGGCATATCTGCAGCAGTTGACCATGGAGTCCAACGGCAAGTCCGTGACCGCGCACGGGCATCATGTGACAACCGACACCGGCGAGGTGTTCTGGGGTGAGCCGGGCACCAACGGCCAACACGCCTTCTACCAATTGCTGCACCAGGGCACGCGGATGATCCCGGCCGATTTCATCGGGTTCGCCGACCCCACAGATGATCTCCCGACGGCCGACGGATCGGGCTCGATGCACGACCTGTTGATGAGCAACTATTTCGCCCAGACCAAGGTGCTCGCGTTCGGCAAGACCGCGGACGAGATCGCCGCGGAGGGTGTGGCCCCGAATGTTGTCGCGCACAAGGTGATGCCCGGTAGTCGACCGTCCACCTCGATACTCGCACCGAAGCTGACACCATCGGTCATCGGTCAGCTGATCGCGCTGTACGAGCACCAGGTGTTCGTCGAGGGCGCGATCTGGGGGATCAACCCGTTCGACCAATGGGGTGTCGAACTCGGAAAGACCCAGGCCAAGGAGCTACTCGGGACCATCATCGAGGCGCAATCCCCTGCGCCCCAGGATGATTCATCGACCGATGAGTTGGTTCGGTGGTACCGCGAGCACCGGGGTCGCACGCCCTGA
- a CDS encoding SDR family oxidoreductase: MSRVGWCAVTATTRQKILITGASSGLGEGMARRFAAEGRALALCARRLDRLEALATELRPAAAQVATAHLDVTDTDSVPGVFGALADELGGLDRVIVNAGLGKGAPVGTGNAAANIETVQTNLVGALAQIEAALEIFRAQDRGHLVLISSMSAIRGLPRAQAAYSASKAGLSALGQGLQAEFADSPITVSVLLPGYIETDINRGVRTAMMSDTETGVNAMVSAIEKESSWAPVPRWPWVPIAAALRNLPDAITRRMV, translated from the coding sequence ATGAGCCGGGTAGGTTGGTGTGCCGTGACCGCAACCACACGGCAGAAGATCCTCATCACCGGAGCCAGCTCGGGGCTGGGCGAAGGTATGGCCCGCCGGTTCGCCGCGGAGGGCCGCGCCCTGGCACTCTGTGCGCGCAGACTCGACCGGCTCGAAGCACTGGCCACCGAACTCCGTCCGGCCGCGGCGCAGGTGGCCACCGCCCACCTCGACGTCACCGACACCGACTCCGTGCCCGGTGTTTTCGGTGCTCTCGCGGATGAACTCGGCGGCCTGGACCGGGTCATCGTCAATGCCGGACTCGGCAAGGGTGCGCCCGTCGGGACCGGCAACGCAGCCGCCAACATCGAGACCGTCCAGACCAACCTCGTGGGCGCGCTCGCCCAGATCGAGGCCGCTCTGGAGATCTTCCGGGCCCAGGATCGCGGACATCTGGTGTTGATCAGTTCGATGAGCGCGATCCGCGGACTACCGCGGGCCCAGGCCGCCTACTCGGCGTCGAAGGCGGGGTTGTCGGCGCTGGGGCAGGGCCTGCAGGCGGAATTCGCCGACTCGCCCATCACCGTCTCGGTCCTGTTGCCCGGTTACATCGAGACCGACATCAACCGCGGCGTGCGGACCGCGATGATGTCCGATACCGAGACAGGCGTCAACGCAATGGTTTCCGCCATCGAGAAGGAGTCGTCGTGGGCGCCGGTGCCGCGCTGGCCGTGGGTTCCGATCGCGGCCGCGTTGCGCAATCTTCCGGACGCGATCACCCGACGAATGGTGTGA
- a CDS encoding pyridoxal phosphate-dependent aminotransferase, with the protein MSPPFAPRAGARPPVRLNLNESAYPPLPSVADVLREGVVSANRYPDFLPDATRVVIADRLGVPAELITVGAGATGIALSALQMCARRAASRGTATPAMVTATPTFDGYPILAAMVGMRMDAVALGDDGRVDLDDLFATVTPDTVAVVVCSPHNPTGSVVDEEDLHEFIEALPTGVLTILDEAYVEFCARPPDLHRLAAHDDVLVLRTFSKAHGLAALRAGYGIGSPSVAAAMRRHEVPFALGSAAIAAIPVALDAEQQLAQRVHSMRQERARMVELLDAIGCRSLPSQANFLFLPGADGIAIGRLLGSCGVATKECAGRGTRITVGDRASTDYVVQSLRLTALTA; encoded by the coding sequence ATGAGCCCGCCGTTCGCTCCGCGCGCCGGCGCCCGCCCACCGGTGCGGCTGAATCTCAACGAATCCGCGTACCCGCCACTGCCGTCGGTCGCGGACGTGCTGCGCGAGGGTGTCGTCTCGGCGAACCGCTATCCGGATTTCCTGCCCGATGCGACGCGCGTCGTGATCGCGGATCGTCTCGGTGTACCGGCAGAACTGATCACGGTGGGCGCCGGGGCGACCGGCATCGCACTGTCGGCGTTGCAGATGTGTGCACGCCGGGCCGCGTCTCGGGGAACGGCGACGCCGGCCATGGTCACCGCGACGCCGACCTTCGACGGCTATCCGATCCTCGCCGCGATGGTCGGTATGCGGATGGATGCGGTCGCACTGGGCGACGACGGACGTGTCGACCTCGATGACCTGTTCGCGACGGTCACGCCTGACACCGTCGCCGTGGTGGTGTGCAGCCCGCACAATCCGACGGGCTCGGTGGTCGACGAGGAGGACCTCCACGAGTTCATCGAGGCGTTGCCCACCGGTGTCCTGACCATTCTCGACGAGGCCTACGTCGAATTCTGTGCACGGCCACCGGACCTGCATCGGCTCGCCGCGCACGACGACGTCCTCGTGCTGCGCACCTTCTCGAAGGCCCACGGACTCGCCGCGTTGCGGGCCGGGTACGGGATCGGCAGCCCGTCCGTCGCGGCGGCGATGCGTCGGCACGAGGTGCCCTTCGCCCTCGGCTCCGCGGCGATCGCCGCGATCCCGGTGGCATTGGACGCGGAACAACAACTTGCGCAACGAGTTCACTCGATGAGGCAGGAACGGGCCCGGATGGTCGAGTTGCTGGACGCGATCGGGTGCCGGTCATTGCCGAGTCAGGCCAATTTCCTTTTCCTGCCCGGTGCGGACGGGATCGCCATCGGTCGCCTGCTGGGCAGTTGCGGCGTGGCGACCAAGGAATGCGCGGGTCGCGGTACGCGGATCACGGTGGGCGACCGCGCGAGCACCGACTACGTGGTGCAGAGCCTGCGGCTCACCGCGCTGACCGCCTGA
- a CDS encoding 3-oxoacyl-ACP synthase III family protein — translation MTTTDTSATVLDVAGYLPEKRVPAAYFAQYAQDDDLVDNVMFRAPAFRHHAADDETSADMMLSAARVLTERHGEDYFDEVDVVLTHSQLPEVPVRGCGGEVAHRLGLRPTTVLDVHNGGCAAFIHMIDLAGALLRANGGRRALLGLAQNSASQVFTQEQVRGKPQASIPGDGAAVAVVTIDDDRGSPVLGLTCHSYGQYSGDMTGVSDPQRKYWEAGPGQIHIGFTEAKITKVLARGNRMVPEAAIEVADAIGIAPADLDWFITNQPNRIFLRNWRDALELPESRHADTFDECGNLFAVGIPITLDTAVTDGRIHDGDVVMTAAFAHAGDFAGAAALRWGGRG, via the coding sequence ATGACGACCACCGATACCTCCGCCACGGTTCTCGACGTCGCCGGCTATCTACCCGAGAAGCGTGTCCCGGCAGCATATTTCGCGCAGTACGCGCAGGACGATGACCTGGTCGACAACGTGATGTTCCGCGCCCCCGCGTTCCGTCATCACGCCGCCGACGACGAGACGTCGGCGGACATGATGCTCTCGGCCGCGCGGGTGCTCACCGAACGGCACGGCGAGGACTACTTCGACGAGGTCGACGTGGTGCTCACACACAGCCAACTGCCGGAGGTCCCCGTCCGCGGTTGTGGCGGGGAGGTGGCGCATCGGCTGGGACTGCGTCCGACGACCGTCCTCGACGTGCACAACGGTGGCTGTGCCGCCTTCATCCACATGATCGACCTCGCCGGTGCGCTGTTGCGCGCCAACGGCGGGCGACGAGCGCTGCTGGGACTCGCCCAGAACAGCGCATCGCAGGTGTTCACCCAGGAGCAGGTCCGCGGCAAGCCCCAGGCCTCGATCCCGGGTGACGGTGCCGCGGTCGCCGTCGTGACGATCGACGACGACCGGGGCAGTCCCGTCCTGGGTCTCACGTGTCACTCGTACGGCCAGTACTCCGGCGACATGACCGGGGTGTCCGACCCGCAACGCAAGTACTGGGAGGCGGGGCCGGGTCAGATCCACATCGGATTCACCGAGGCCAAGATCACCAAGGTCCTGGCCCGTGGCAACCGGATGGTGCCCGAGGCCGCGATCGAGGTCGCCGACGCCATCGGCATCGCCCCGGCCGACCTGGACTGGTTCATCACGAACCAACCCAACCGGATCTTTCTCCGTAATTGGCGTGACGCATTGGAACTCCCGGAGAGTCGCCACGCCGACACGTTCGACGAATGCGGCAATCTGTTCGCGGTCGGCATACCGATCACCCTCGACACGGCGGTCACCGACGGTCGAATCCACGACGGCGACGTCGTGATGACGGCCGCGTTCGCACACGCCGGCGACTTCGCCGGTGCGGCCGCGTTGCGCTGGGGCGGCCGAGGATGA
- a CDS encoding SRPBCC family protein has product MTAVAPALSDLGDDATTLAGLTRIESHPRPVATPILLDMLRSVYPHQQIYGDFCPVQGYVDAPPRELFDWLSDTRSLEEWTYSLRGFTETDEPGLWVAEDRLGADTTIYTRTVANPDAMTVDYHCAWDQGRHLWMIYLMRVVDAQVVFDKPGSVVLWTNCHHPFYDENPYPDTAPPERPVWVGDFWDMFSAGHQLELDNLTAIAEYRHHNGLSLTPDWMRS; this is encoded by the coding sequence ATGACCGCAGTAGCGCCCGCCCTCTCCGACCTCGGCGACGACGCCACCACCCTCGCCGGCCTGACCCGCATCGAATCCCATCCGCGTCCGGTCGCGACGCCGATCCTGTTGGACATGCTGCGGTCGGTGTATCCACACCAGCAGATCTACGGCGATTTCTGCCCGGTGCAGGGGTACGTCGACGCGCCGCCACGCGAACTCTTCGACTGGCTTTCCGACACCCGATCTCTCGAGGAGTGGACCTACAGTCTCCGCGGGTTCACCGAGACCGATGAACCCGGCCTCTGGGTCGCCGAGGACCGACTGGGGGCGGACACCACGATCTACACGCGGACGGTCGCCAACCCGGACGCGATGACCGTCGACTATCACTGCGCGTGGGACCAGGGCCGGCACCTCTGGATGATCTACCTGATGCGGGTCGTCGACGCGCAGGTGGTCTTCGACAAGCCCGGATCGGTGGTGTTGTGGACCAATTGCCACCACCCGTTCTACGACGAGAATCCCTATCCCGACACCGCCCCTCCCGAACGCCCCGTCTGGGTGGGGGACTTCTGGGACATGTTCTCCGCCGGACATCAGCTCGAACTGGACAACCTCACGGCCATCGCCGAATACCGGCACCACAACGGCCTGTCCCTCACCCCCGATTGGATGCGGTCATGA
- a CDS encoding thiamine pyrophosphate-binding protein, which produces MTAIAHPPQKSSSPRAQSASAQSTAQPTVAEYIVGQLLSKSMTTMFGVHGANVEDLYDAAVRVEGMTAVVAKHEFAAGAMADGTARITGRPGVVMTTSGGGAMNVVPAIAEAYDSRSPVLALIGTAPSPLVGRGAFQDMLSPPDTIDVAGLFSAITGSCSVVTHPDEIPAALATAFATLGRGLPAAVLIPKDVQSASVTDGHQLGPVAASTGSGVIPLAHLRAVADDLRAVAGSGGRITIWVGDEASVAGAGEQIAALADALGAAVVAAPGGRDILRAGNGFAGVTGVMGHPSAHRAIAGSDTCLVIGCRMTMTDRAGLDDALARVRVIHLGAEPPRMPGRVEHIGCGDLRGCLDELIRRVDGTDGVTPRASTELVALQVPASAFDLDMRSVIEEIGHWLPPDTAVFADAGNAGAAAIHHLPFRHGRFVVALGMGGMGHAMAAGIGNAIRSSADGDMSRTVVIAGDGSFFMHGMEIHTAVEHDAPVTVVVLNNDAHGMCITREHLFFPDTPSVNRFRPTDIAAGLDAMFDGLTVAHPTDRSSLRAAAQDLLSRPGPNCLVVDVDPDEVPPFAPFLPKGMS; this is translated from the coding sequence ATGACCGCGATCGCCCACCCGCCGCAGAAGTCGTCGTCGCCCCGTGCCCAATCGGCCAGTGCCCAGTCGACCGCGCAGCCGACTGTTGCGGAATACATAGTCGGGCAACTTCTCTCGAAGTCGATGACCACCATGTTCGGGGTACACGGGGCCAACGTCGAGGATCTGTACGACGCAGCCGTCCGGGTCGAGGGGATGACAGCCGTGGTCGCCAAACACGAGTTCGCGGCCGGCGCGATGGCCGACGGCACCGCCCGGATCACCGGGCGGCCGGGGGTCGTGATGACGACGTCGGGCGGGGGCGCGATGAATGTGGTGCCGGCGATCGCGGAGGCCTACGACAGCAGGAGCCCGGTGCTCGCGTTGATCGGCACGGCGCCGTCGCCGCTCGTCGGGCGCGGTGCGTTTCAGGACATGCTGTCGCCGCCGGACACGATCGACGTCGCCGGCCTGTTCTCCGCGATCACCGGATCCTGTTCGGTGGTGACGCACCCGGACGAGATCCCCGCAGCCCTGGCCACCGCGTTCGCCACGCTGGGCCGTGGCCTGCCGGCCGCCGTCCTGATCCCGAAGGACGTGCAGTCCGCTTCGGTGACCGACGGTCATCAACTCGGCCCGGTTGCGGCGTCCACCGGGTCCGGCGTCATCCCGCTCGCGCACCTGCGCGCGGTCGCCGACGACCTTCGCGCGGTGGCCGGTTCCGGTGGTCGGATCACCATCTGGGTGGGCGACGAGGCCTCGGTGGCGGGCGCCGGCGAGCAGATCGCCGCCCTTGCCGACGCGCTCGGGGCCGCCGTGGTCGCCGCTCCGGGCGGTCGCGACATACTCCGCGCAGGCAACGGATTCGCCGGTGTCACCGGTGTGATGGGGCACCCGTCGGCGCATCGTGCGATCGCCGGATCGGACACCTGCCTCGTCATCGGTTGCCGAATGACGATGACCGACCGCGCGGGGCTCGACGACGCACTCGCACGCGTGCGGGTGATCCATCTCGGCGCCGAGCCCCCGCGCATGCCCGGCAGAGTCGAACACATCGGGTGCGGCGACCTCCGCGGTTGCCTCGACGAGCTGATCCGCCGCGTAGATGGCACTGACGGCGTGACTCCCCGGGCGTCAACCGAACTCGTCGCGCTCCAGGTTCCCGCGTCCGCCTTCGATCTGGACATGCGGTCCGTGATCGAGGAGATCGGCCACTGGTTGCCGCCGGACACCGCCGTGTTCGCCGATGCCGGAAACGCCGGGGCCGCAGCAATTCATCATCTACCGTTCAGGCACGGCCGATTCGTCGTGGCGCTCGGCATGGGCGGCATGGGACATGCGATGGCTGCCGGGATCGGCAACGCCATCCGCTCATCGGCGGACGGCGACATGTCGCGCACCGTCGTGATCGCCGGTGACGGCTCGTTCTTCATGCACGGCATGGAGATCCACACCGCCGTGGAACACGATGCGCCCGTCACTGTCGTGGTGCTCAACAACGACGCACACGGTATGTGCATCACCCGCGAGCACCTCTTCTTCCCGGACACGCCCAGCGTCAACCGGTTTCGGCCGACGGACATCGCCGCCGGGCTCGATGCCATGTTCGACGGTCTCACCGTCGCGCACCCGACGGACCGATCCTCGCTCCGTGCCGCCGCGCAGGACCTGCTCTCGCGGCCCGGACCCAACTGCCTCGTCGTCGACGTCGACCCCGACGAGGTTCCGCCGTTCGCCCCGTTCCTCCCGAAAGGTATGTCATGA
- a CDS encoding sensor histidine kinase, whose protein sequence is MSGLTALSGARVLFRRRQGVRVRSTIVGTCLIAIALVIGATAMLFMLYRADNRSMYESTSYRAYEIASMIRDGGVESIPPEELMVGTGVDIIQVIDGDGRIVASSPGAPGVPVTGERPATWTSASIEGPMVPGTDDDYCGTIAGTKFGDARFTVVAAISAGPYRQSLFNTALLLAIELPILVILSGFAIYYFVGRALRPVGKITEQVNMITSSDLSLRVPVPSTDDEVTRLASTMNAMLTRLEQGHEAQLRFVGDASHEMRSPLTTVVGILDLADDTDSAIDLPTVRTILLPEARRMQNMVDDLLLLARADERGVPLRVEDVDLDDIVAAEAHRLRSLGLARVESTITPIRIAGDRDKLARAVRNLAENAVRYAQSTIRLDMRLDTEGMATILVTDDGPGIPEDQRALVFRRFTRLDVDRRNREGSGLGLSIVAEIVRAHGGSVATADPPAGFAHGITFVISLPTTVTTPGAPADGARSIPVAVPPAP, encoded by the coding sequence ATGTCTGGGTTGACTGCGCTGTCCGGTGCGCGAGTTCTGTTCCGGCGCCGCCAGGGTGTGCGGGTGCGATCGACGATCGTCGGTACATGCCTGATCGCCATCGCCCTGGTGATCGGTGCGACCGCGATGCTGTTCATGCTGTATCGGGCGGACAACCGCTCGATGTACGAATCGACCAGCTATCGCGCCTACGAGATCGCGTCGATGATCCGCGACGGCGGCGTCGAGTCGATCCCGCCGGAAGAACTCATGGTGGGAACCGGCGTCGACATCATCCAGGTGATCGATGGCGACGGCCGGATCGTCGCGTCATCCCCCGGAGCACCCGGTGTGCCCGTCACCGGCGAACGGCCCGCGACCTGGACGTCGGCGTCGATCGAGGGGCCGATGGTGCCGGGCACCGACGACGACTATTGCGGCACGATCGCCGGGACCAAGTTCGGCGACGCCCGGTTCACCGTGGTTGCCGCCATCTCCGCCGGCCCGTACCGGCAGAGCCTGTTCAACACCGCGTTGTTGCTCGCGATCGAGTTGCCGATCCTGGTGATCCTGTCCGGATTCGCCATCTACTACTTCGTCGGCCGCGCCCTGCGTCCGGTCGGGAAGATCACCGAGCAGGTCAACATGATCACCAGTTCTGATCTGTCCCTTCGAGTTCCGGTACCCAGCACCGACGACGAGGTGACCCGCCTGGCGTCGACGATGAACGCGATGCTCACCAGGCTCGAGCAGGGGCACGAGGCACAGTTGCGATTTGTCGGGGACGCGTCGCACGAGATGCGCAGCCCGCTGACGACCGTCGTCGGCATCCTCGACCTCGCGGACGACACCGACTCGGCAATCGATCTCCCCACGGTGCGGACCATCCTGCTCCCCGAGGCCCGCCGCATGCAGAACATGGTCGACGACCTGCTGCTCCTCGCCCGCGCCGACGAGCGCGGCGTGCCATTGCGTGTGGAGGACGTCGACCTCGACGACATCGTCGCCGCCGAGGCGCACCGCCTGCGTTCACTCGGACTGGCCCGGGTGGAGTCCACCATCACGCCGATCCGCATCGCCGGCGATCGCGACAAACTGGCTCGCGCCGTGCGCAACCTCGCCGAGAACGCGGTCCGCTACGCGCAGTCGACGATCCGGCTCGACATGCGTCTCGACACCGAGGGGATGGCGACGATCCTGGTGACCGACGACGGACCCGGCATCCCCGAGGACCAACGCGCACTGGTCTTCCGGCGATTCACCCGACTCGACGTCGACCGACGCAACCGCGAGGGCTCCGGACTGGGGCTGTCGATCGTCGCGGAGATCGTCCGCGCGCACGGCGGCAGCGTCGCCACCGCCGACCCGCCCGCGGGTTTCGCACACGGCATCACCTTTGTCATCTCCCTGCCGACCACAGTGACGACGCCCGGCGCCCCGGCCGACGGTGCGCGCAGTATTCCTGTCGCCGTGCCACCGGCGCCCTGA
- a CDS encoding response regulator transcription factor, with the protein MHALVVDDDTRAAETVRRMLVSDGWAVTVAHDGVDGLWRATEGHFDVIVLDIMMPGLNGYQVLKQLRERSIWAPVLMLTAKDGEYDEAEALDYGADDYLVKPFSVVVLKARLRALLRRGAPERPALLTAGDLVLDPAEHAVRRGDTEISLTPREFAVLEYLIRNAGTVVSKADILHSVWDDNFEGDPNIVEVYVGYLRKRVDVPFGIRSIETVRGAGYRIG; encoded by the coding sequence GTGCATGCGCTCGTGGTCGACGACGACACCCGCGCCGCGGAAACCGTCCGACGGATGCTCGTCAGTGACGGGTGGGCGGTGACGGTGGCCCACGACGGGGTCGACGGGCTGTGGCGCGCCACCGAAGGCCATTTCGACGTCATCGTGCTCGACATCATGATGCCGGGACTCAACGGCTACCAGGTCCTCAAACAACTCCGTGAACGCAGCATCTGGGCGCCGGTGCTGATGCTGACCGCGAAGGACGGCGAATACGACGAGGCCGAGGCGCTCGACTACGGTGCCGACGACTACCTCGTCAAGCCGTTCTCCGTCGTCGTGCTCAAGGCCCGGCTCCGCGCACTGCTGCGGCGCGGCGCGCCCGAGCGGCCGGCATTGCTGACGGCGGGTGATCTCGTCCTCGATCCGGCCGAACATGCCGTGCGGCGCGGGGACACCGAGATCAGCCTGACACCGCGCGAGTTCGCCGTCCTCGAGTATCTGATCCGCAATGCGGGCACCGTCGTCTCCAAGGCCGACATCCTGCATTCGGTGTGGGACGACAACTTCGAGGGCGATCCCAACATCGTCGAGGTCTACGTCGGCTACCTGCGCAAGCGGGTGGATGTACCGTTCGGCATCCGCAGCATCGAGACCGTACGCGGTGCGGGGTACCGGATCGGCTGA
- a CDS encoding Fpg/Nei family DNA glycosylase codes for MPELPEVAAIADYVDGRAAGFPIRRVDVASLAVLKTADPPYTALVGRVIESVGRIGKYLVIRTVPGPDSTADPVISLVIHLSRAGWLRWSEQLSQTPPRPGGKGPIAIRVHCGLPGEGFDVTEAGTQKRLAVWVVRDVGDVDRIASLGPDVLACTREEFGAILAGTTSRIKNVLTDQRTIAGVGNAYSDEILHTARMSPFASAGSLTDAQVDTLYDAVHSVLADAIVRLEGQTVARLKSEKRTGLQVHARTGLPCPVCGDTIREVSFSDRSFQYCPTCQTGGKVLADRRMSRLLK; via the coding sequence ATGCCTGAGCTTCCTGAGGTGGCGGCGATCGCGGATTATGTCGACGGTCGAGCCGCCGGATTCCCGATCCGTCGGGTCGACGTGGCGTCGTTGGCGGTGCTCAAGACCGCGGATCCGCCGTACACGGCGCTGGTCGGCCGGGTGATCGAGTCGGTCGGCCGGATCGGGAAGTACCTGGTGATCCGCACCGTGCCGGGCCCCGACTCCACCGCCGACCCGGTGATCAGCCTGGTGATCCACCTGTCCCGCGCGGGGTGGCTGCGGTGGAGCGAGCAGCTCTCGCAGACCCCGCCGCGACCCGGTGGCAAGGGGCCGATCGCCATCCGGGTGCACTGCGGTCTGCCCGGTGAGGGCTTCGACGTCACCGAGGCAGGTACACAGAAGCGACTGGCGGTCTGGGTGGTCCGCGACGTCGGCGACGTCGACCGTATCGCGTCACTCGGCCCCGATGTGTTGGCGTGCACGCGCGAGGAGTTCGGTGCGATCCTGGCCGGCACCACGAGTCGGATCAAGAATGTCCTGACCGACCAGCGGACCATCGCCGGTGTCGGGAACGCCTACTCCGACGAGATCCTGCACACCGCGCGGATGTCGCCGTTCGCCTCCGCCGGATCACTCACCGACGCGCAGGTGGACACGCTCTACGACGCGGTGCACTCGGTCCTCGCCGATGCGATCGTTCGCCTCGAGGGCCAGACGGTGGCCCGATTGAAGTCGGAGAAGCGCACCGGCCTGCAGGTGCATGCGCGCACCGGTCTGCCGTGTCCCGTCTGCGGGGACACCATCCGGGAGGTGTCGTTCTCGGATCGGTCCTTTCAGTACTGCCCGACCTGTCAGACCGGTGGGAAGGTATTGGCCGACCGCCGGATGTCGCGATTGCTGAAGTGA
- a CDS encoding 3'(2'),5'-bisphosphate nucleotidase CysQ: MISRLSDADLAARIAEGAGEILVGVRHGDLLTGRHLGDLGDAMAQAWISNVIVRHRPHDAVLSEEGADIGDRASAERVWIIDPLDGTREFASGTADWAVHVALTEAGRVTTAAVSLPAVGEVFRSDTVKPPAGALTGRMAASRYGGSYESAWVSRRLSLNMIGIGSAGAKAMAVVRGDVDAYVHAGGQYEWDNCAPVGVALAADLHCSRLDGSPIVYNQPQPYMPDFVICRKEIRDDLLAALDEVW; the protein is encoded by the coding sequence ATGATCTCGCGCCTTTCCGATGCCGACCTCGCGGCGCGCATCGCCGAGGGCGCGGGCGAGATCCTGGTCGGTGTCCGCCATGGCGACCTGCTGACCGGACGCCACCTCGGAGATCTCGGCGACGCCATGGCCCAGGCGTGGATCTCCAATGTGATCGTCCGGCACCGTCCGCACGATGCGGTGCTGTCGGAAGAAGGCGCCGACATCGGCGACCGGGCCTCCGCCGAGCGGGTCTGGATCATCGACCCGCTCGACGGCACCCGAGAGTTCGCCTCCGGAACCGCGGATTGGGCCGTGCACGTGGCATTGACCGAGGCCGGTCGGGTGACGACGGCGGCGGTGTCCCTGCCTGCGGTCGGTGAGGTGTTCCGCTCCGACACCGTGAAGCCACCCGCCGGAGCCCTCACCGGCCGGATGGCGGCCTCACGCTACGGCGGTTCGTACGAGAGCGCGTGGGTGTCACGCCGACTGTCGCTGAACATGATCGGCATCGGTTCCGCGGGAGCCAAGGCGATGGCGGTCGTACGTGGCGACGTCGATGCGTACGTCCACGCGGGCGGTCAGTACGAGTGGGACAACTGTGCACCGGTCGGTGTCGCGCTCGCCGCCGATCTGCACTGCAGCCGCCTCGACGGCTCGCCCATCGTGTACAACCAGCCCCAGCCTTACATGCCCGATTTCGTCATCTGCCGCAAGGAGATCCGCGACGACCTGCTCGCCGCGCTCGACGAGGTCTGGTGA